A region of Coraliomargarita sinensis DNA encodes the following proteins:
- a CDS encoding Fur family transcriptional regulator, whose product MQLTPEYKERLDNALERSGLRATKQREHIFSVLLEKLDHPTADEVYARARNDMPTISLATVYNCLETLSASGLIKQVNFEREPTRYCPNLTTHAHFYCKESGEIKDIELSEDIINQLKACLPEGHTAHRIDIAFDGKCGECQQ is encoded by the coding sequence ATGCAACTCACACCGGAATATAAAGAACGTCTCGACAATGCCTTGGAGCGCAGCGGTTTACGCGCGACCAAGCAGCGCGAACACATCTTCTCCGTCCTTCTAGAGAAGCTGGACCATCCGACGGCCGACGAGGTTTATGCCCGTGCCCGCAACGACATGCCAACTATCTCACTGGCAACGGTTTATAATTGTTTAGAAACTTTATCCGCCAGTGGTTTGATCAAGCAGGTGAATTTTGAGCGTGAGCCGACACGTTATTGCCCGAATCTCACGACACACGCCCACTTCTACTGCAAGGAAAGCGGGGAAATCAAAGATATCGAGCTTTCGGAAGACATTATCAATCAGCTCAAGGCTTGCCTGCCCGAGGGCCACACAGCTCATCGTATCGACATCGCGTTCGACGGGAAATGCGGCGAATGCCAGCAGTAA
- the sufC gene encoding Fe-S cluster assembly ATPase SufC, which translates to MNTLEVKNLNVSIEGQAILKDFSLTIPKGEVHALMGPNGTGKSTLAKVMAGHEDYEVESGEILLEGESILGKEADEISHAGLFLAFQYPLEIPGVSIANFIRAARAARLPEGEEVNAVEFYKELYAKMDELKIDRKFTSRALNEGFSGGEKKRCEILQMAMLEPKFCVMDETDSGLDIDALKIVSDGVNHMRSEDRAFLVITHYQRLLDYIVPDVVHVMYDGRIVKTGDAELAKELESKGYDWIKDEASAMA; encoded by the coding sequence ATGAACACACTCGAAGTTAAAAACCTGAATGTCTCCATCGAAGGCCAAGCGATTCTGAAGGATTTCAGTCTCACCATTCCCAAAGGTGAAGTCCATGCACTCATGGGCCCGAACGGCACCGGCAAAAGCACGCTGGCAAAAGTCATGGCCGGCCACGAGGACTATGAAGTCGAAAGTGGCGAGATCCTTCTGGAAGGTGAAAGCATCCTAGGTAAGGAGGCTGACGAGATTTCCCACGCCGGACTCTTCCTTGCATTCCAGTATCCTCTGGAAATCCCGGGTGTTTCCATTGCCAATTTCATCCGCGCCGCCCGTGCGGCCCGCCTGCCCGAAGGTGAGGAAGTCAACGCCGTCGAATTTTACAAAGAGCTTTACGCCAAAATGGACGAGCTCAAGATCGACCGTAAGTTCACCTCGCGCGCTTTGAACGAAGGATTTTCGGGTGGTGAGAAAAAACGTTGCGAGATCCTCCAGATGGCGATGCTGGAGCCGAAGTTCTGCGTCATGGACGAAACTGATTCCGGTCTGGATATTGACGCGCTGAAGATCGTCTCGGACGGGGTCAACCACATGCGCAGCGAAGACCGCGCTTTCCTCGTCATCACCCACTACCAACGCCTGCTCGATTACATCGTGCCGGATGTGGTTCACGTCATGTACGACGGCCGCATTGTTAAAACCGGCGACGCCGAACTGGCGAAGGAGCTCGAGTCCAAGGGTTACGATTGGATCAAAGACGAGGCCTCTGCCATGGCCTAG
- the sufB gene encoding Fe-S cluster assembly protein SufB: protein MSDTDLQNEAIKVDTEKGNFSYPENYEFDAGVGLTEDTVKYISDVKKEDDWVREFRLKALEIFKKKPMPTNWATKDLETIDFDKIRYYLSKGQQPSRTWDEVPDDVKETFERLGIPEQERKFLAGVEAQFDSEAAYSRMKEDLEKEGVIFVGSSEGLQKYPEIFRPYFGKVIPASDNKFAALNSATFSGGSFIYVPKGVKLKQPLQAYFRINAENFGQFERTLIIADEGAELTYMEGCTAPKFETSTLHSAVVELVALKGAKIQYITVQNWSDNVFNLVTKRGMADEDAEVKWIDCNIGSRLTMKYPGVVLKGQRARGEVLSIALANDGQHQDTGAKMMHLADNTTSNIISKSISIGKGQSTYRGQVHMPKHLKNCKNNTECDALLINTNSRTDTYPAITTRGQHNTVQHEASVSKVSAEQIFYMMQRGLSEAEAMSLAVNGFVNDLMKAFPMEYSVELKRLIDMEMEGSVG, encoded by the coding sequence ATGAGCGATACAGACCTCCAGAACGAAGCCATCAAAGTCGATACCGAGAAGGGTAATTTCTCCTATCCGGAAAACTACGAGTTCGACGCCGGTGTTGGTCTGACCGAAGACACCGTTAAATACATCTCCGATGTTAAAAAGGAAGATGACTGGGTGCGCGAGTTCCGCCTCAAGGCGCTCGAGATCTTCAAGAAGAAGCCCATGCCGACAAACTGGGCGACGAAGGATCTCGAAACCATCGACTTCGACAAGATCCGCTACTACCTATCCAAGGGCCAGCAACCTTCACGCACCTGGGATGAAGTGCCGGACGACGTGAAAGAGACCTTCGAGCGCCTCGGCATCCCCGAACAGGAGCGAAAGTTCCTCGCCGGCGTGGAGGCCCAGTTTGACTCGGAGGCAGCTTATTCCCGCATGAAGGAGGATCTGGAAAAAGAAGGCGTCATCTTCGTCGGATCCAGCGAGGGCCTGCAAAAATACCCGGAAATTTTCCGTCCTTATTTCGGCAAGGTCATCCCTGCGTCCGACAACAAGTTTGCCGCACTCAACAGTGCCACTTTCTCCGGCGGCAGCTTCATCTACGTCCCCAAGGGCGTAAAGCTCAAGCAACCGCTGCAGGCTTACTTCCGCATCAACGCCGAAAACTTCGGACAGTTCGAGCGGACATTGATCATCGCCGACGAAGGTGCCGAGCTCACTTACATGGAAGGCTGCACCGCTCCGAAGTTTGAAACGTCCACCCTGCACAGCGCGGTGGTCGAACTGGTCGCCCTCAAGGGTGCCAAGATTCAATACATCACGGTACAGAACTGGTCCGACAACGTTTTCAACCTGGTCACCAAGCGCGGCATGGCCGACGAGGATGCCGAAGTGAAGTGGATCGATTGCAACATCGGTTCCCGCCTGACCATGAAGTATCCCGGTGTGGTCCTCAAGGGGCAGCGCGCCCGGGGCGAAGTGCTCTCGATTGCCCTGGCCAACGACGGTCAGCATCAGGATACCGGCGCCAAGATGATGCACCTCGCGGACAACACCACGAGTAACATCATCTCAAAGTCGATCTCCATCGGCAAGGGTCAGTCCACCTACCGCGGCCAGGTGCACATGCCGAAGCACCTGAAGAATTGTAAGAACAACACCGAGTGTGACGCCCTACTGATCAACACCAACAGCCGTACCGACACTTATCCGGCCATCACTACGCGCGGTCAGCACAACACCGTGCAGCACGAAGCCAGTGTGTCCAAGGTCAGTGCCGAACAGATCTTCTACATGATGCAGCGCGGGCTCTCCGAAGCCGAAGCCATGAGTCTCGCGGTGAACGGATTCGTCAATGACCTGATGAAGGCCTTCCCCATGGAATACTCCGTCGAACTGAAACGACTGATCGACATGGAAATGGAGGGCTCTGTGGGCTAA
- a CDS encoding MotA/TolQ/ExbB proton channel family protein, with the protein MHASLKTILAATLAALALPFSGVQAQSFQSATAEASKDLQIALKELNEVRSDIAKEKIPLIQEVSSLEDQVRQKTAELDRLRRLRDNRDLGLNRLREQVEAIKAQNEYAAGLLDEFVRSFETRIDYSEVQLYSDAAEEARLALDDADMSEADRFNKQIDVIGVALDRLEQLAGGYTFAGKALAPNGEIEEGTFAAFGPTVFFSSSQSELAGITFNKLNAAEAAIAVPGEQYSAGIRSFVETSEGQIPADPTLGKALKIEEGSDTVLEHLAKGGSVGTVIIGLGFICLLLGAFKAFEVTSFRTPAPEDVQNVITKIESGDVANARTAASSIPGAGGALLVKGVEHADEKRGTLEEILYEKILVARPKLERFLPFIALTAAAAPLLGLLGTVTGMIKTFNLITIFGTGDAKSLSSGISEALVTTELGLIVAIPALIIHGLLSRMARQKIGDMEQTAVGFINGVIGARAKNTKTQ; encoded by the coding sequence ATGCACGCTTCATTGAAAACCATTCTCGCAGCTACCTTAGCTGCTCTCGCGCTCCCCTTCTCCGGCGTTCAGGCACAGAGCTTCCAATCGGCTACCGCTGAAGCCAGTAAAGATCTGCAAATCGCACTGAAAGAACTGAACGAAGTCCGAAGCGACATCGCCAAAGAGAAAATCCCGCTGATTCAGGAAGTCTCCTCACTGGAAGATCAGGTTCGCCAAAAGACCGCCGAGCTCGACCGTCTTCGCCGGCTGCGGGACAACCGTGACCTGGGCCTGAATCGACTCCGCGAACAAGTCGAAGCAATCAAGGCGCAAAATGAATACGCCGCCGGGTTGCTTGATGAGTTCGTTCGCTCTTTTGAAACACGAATCGACTACAGTGAAGTCCAGCTGTATTCCGATGCCGCGGAAGAAGCCCGCCTCGCACTTGACGATGCCGACATGTCTGAGGCCGACCGCTTCAATAAACAGATCGATGTGATCGGTGTGGCTCTGGACCGCCTCGAGCAACTTGCCGGCGGCTACACTTTCGCAGGCAAGGCCCTCGCTCCGAACGGTGAGATTGAAGAAGGCACCTTTGCTGCCTTTGGTCCAACGGTATTCTTTTCCTCCTCTCAATCAGAGCTGGCAGGCATTACTTTCAACAAGCTGAACGCGGCCGAGGCTGCGATCGCAGTCCCGGGCGAACAATATAGCGCGGGTATTCGCAGTTTCGTCGAAACAAGCGAAGGACAGATCCCTGCCGATCCGACACTGGGCAAGGCTCTGAAAATCGAGGAAGGGAGCGACACGGTACTGGAGCACCTCGCGAAGGGCGGCAGCGTCGGCACGGTCATCATCGGACTGGGCTTCATCTGCCTGCTACTTGGCGCCTTCAAGGCATTTGAAGTCACGTCATTCCGCACCCCGGCTCCGGAAGATGTGCAGAATGTGATCACCAAGATCGAGTCCGGCGATGTGGCCAACGCCCGCACAGCCGCATCTTCCATCCCCGGGGCCGGTGGTGCGCTGCTGGTCAAGGGTGTAGAACACGCCGACGAAAAGCGCGGCACCCTCGAGGAGATTCTCTACGAAAAAATTCTGGTAGCCCGGCCAAAACTCGAACGCTTCCTGCCCTTCATCGCCCTGACCGCAGCCGCCGCGCCCCTGCTTGGACTGCTCGGCACCGTCACCGGGATGATCAAAACCTTCAACCTGATTACCATCTTCGGCACCGGTGATGCCAAAAGCCTATCCTCCGGTATCTCCGAAGCGCTCGTCACCACCGAACTCGGCCTGATCGTGGCGATCCCCGCACTGATCATCCACGGCCTGCTCTCACGCATGGCTCGTCAAAAGATTGGCGATATGGAGCAAACCGCCGTCGGGTTTATTAACGGCGTGATCGGTGCCCGGGCCAAGAATACAAAAACTCAATAA
- the sufD gene encoding Fe-S cluster assembly protein SufD gives MTTTLEQPAQTTSQEPAWLAERRASGLEQFKNLPMPTAKDEKWRFASVGRLSIDNYNPAEAPGIDKLSVLDKRSSLVSERAGRSVYVDDTQAAFEGISEELAAKGVIYLPIDEAVEKHPGLMEKYFLKESTELGSKKFFGLHAASTRAGAILYVPKGVTIEAPFVNYYWTSGDRSAVFPHTLIVAEDNAYVSVVDVFFSEGDQNEALNVAVANIHAGAGANVFRKVVQDWNDKTVSFQLDTTVAERDAQVKNVAVNIGAERARYEAQTRIEGPGADVKMYSLTVAEENQEFDQRTYQIHNAPNAVSDLLYKNALLDSSRTIFSGLIKVAEGAQQTDAYQTNRNLLLDPSADANSMPGLEILANDVKCSHGATSGNVDEEELFYMMSRGIPKRAAMQLMVFGFFEEVIEKVASDELAENLRALIHKKFDAKLSQPT, from the coding sequence ATGACCACGACCTTGGAACAACCCGCACAGACGACTTCTCAAGAACCGGCATGGCTGGCCGAGCGCCGAGCCAGCGGCCTTGAGCAATTTAAAAACCTGCCGATGCCGACGGCTAAAGACGAAAAATGGCGCTTCGCCAGCGTTGGTCGTCTCAGCATCGACAACTACAATCCCGCCGAGGCCCCGGGCATTGACAAGCTTAGCGTGCTGGACAAGCGCTCCAGCCTGGTTAGCGAGCGAGCCGGACGCAGCGTCTATGTCGACGACACTCAGGCTGCATTTGAAGGCATCAGTGAAGAGCTTGCCGCCAAGGGGGTGATTTATCTCCCCATTGACGAAGCGGTGGAGAAGCACCCCGGGTTGATGGAAAAGTATTTTCTCAAGGAATCGACCGAACTCGGCTCCAAAAAGTTCTTCGGCTTGCACGCCGCAAGCACCCGAGCCGGCGCGATCCTTTATGTGCCCAAGGGCGTCACGATCGAAGCACCTTTTGTCAATTACTACTGGACCAGCGGCGATCGCAGTGCGGTTTTCCCCCACACATTGATCGTCGCCGAGGACAATGCCTACGTCTCCGTGGTCGATGTTTTCTTTTCCGAGGGCGACCAAAACGAGGCCCTGAACGTCGCCGTGGCCAACATCCACGCCGGTGCGGGCGCCAATGTCTTCCGCAAGGTCGTGCAAGATTGGAACGATAAGACAGTTTCCTTCCAGCTCGACACCACCGTGGCCGAGCGCGACGCCCAAGTGAAGAACGTGGCCGTTAACATCGGTGCCGAACGCGCACGCTACGAAGCGCAGACCCGCATCGAGGGGCCCGGTGCCGACGTGAAGATGTACTCACTCACTGTGGCCGAGGAGAATCAGGAATTCGACCAGCGCACCTACCAGATCCACAACGCGCCCAACGCCGTTTCCGACCTGCTATACAAGAACGCACTGCTCGACTCCAGCCGCACCATCTTCTCCGGACTAATCAAAGTCGCTGAAGGGGCCCAGCAAACGGACGCCTATCAGACCAATCGAAATCTGCTCCTCGACCCGTCTGCGGATGCCAACAGCATGCCCGGCCTGGAGATTCTGGCCAACGATGTGAAATGCTCGCACGGCGCTACCAGCGGTAACGTCGATGAGGAAGAACTCTTTTACATGATGAGCCGCGGGATTCCCAAGCGAGCCGCCATGCAGCTGATGGTCTTCGGCTTTTTTGAAGAAGTCATCGAGAAGGTCGCCAGCGACGAGCTCGCGGAGAACCTCCGTGCCTTAATACACAAGAAATTCGACGCGAAACTTTCTCAACCAACTTAA
- a CDS encoding DUF3450 family protein, protein MKHKILQALTVTVFAATVLTAQAEVETTKETLQEWVETRQIISKEKADWKVEQSILSDTVALLENEHERLKAELEELEASATAADEDRAKLSTEKEALTAASSVVEANIGGLEKQMKTVIKTLPQPLVEKIKPLIRRLPEDPNDTSLSLGERVQNIVGILSQADKFNTTITQTSESREISEGKTVEVRTLYWGLATAYYVDSSGEYAGMGYPTANGWEWPRIDEAGESIKRLIDVYEGSEEIQFIPVPARIK, encoded by the coding sequence ATGAAACATAAGATCCTTCAAGCACTCACAGTCACCGTCTTCGCAGCTACGGTGCTCACCGCCCAAGCCGAAGTCGAGACGACCAAGGAGACTCTTCAAGAGTGGGTCGAAACCCGACAGATCATCTCGAAAGAGAAAGCCGACTGGAAAGTGGAGCAATCCATCCTCTCCGACACGGTCGCACTTCTCGAGAATGAACACGAGCGTCTCAAGGCCGAATTGGAGGAATTGGAAGCCTCTGCCACCGCGGCGGACGAAGACCGTGCAAAACTCAGCACTGAGAAAGAAGCGCTGACTGCGGCCTCCTCTGTCGTCGAAGCCAATATCGGCGGACTGGAGAAGCAAATGAAAACCGTCATCAAAACACTGCCCCAGCCGCTGGTCGAAAAGATCAAGCCACTGATCCGCCGCTTACCGGAAGACCCGAACGACACATCTCTTTCTCTGGGCGAACGCGTTCAAAACATCGTGGGTATCCTCAGTCAGGCGGACAAATTCAATACCACCATCACTCAAACCAGCGAATCGCGTGAGATTAGCGAAGGAAAGACCGTCGAGGTGCGCACGCTATACTGGGGATTGGCCACAGCTTACTACGTCGACTCCTCTGGCGAATATGCTGGCATGGGCTACCCGACAGCCAACGGCTGGGAATGGCCCCGCATCGATGAGGCCGGCGAGTCCATCAAACGCCTGATTGATGTCTATGAAGGCTCAGAAGAAATCCAGTTTATTCCGGTCCCGGCCCGCATCAAGTAA
- the sufT gene encoding putative Fe-S cluster assembly protein SufT, translating into MDEQRTLTREVEVTLIPQGTPMTLPEGEQVTITHRLGGNFTIMTSNGMFRVSGANADALGEEVTETAKAADAAGANGPVEIDQLWEALKKVFDPEIPVNIVDLGLVYSLETSERLEGGHKVDMQMTLTAPGCGMGPVIAEDAKTHLEGVPGVAEAQVDIVWDPPWNQDMITEEGKMVLGLV; encoded by the coding sequence ATGGACGAACAACGCACACTCACCAGGGAAGTTGAAGTCACCCTTATCCCGCAGGGCACTCCGATGACTCTGCCGGAAGGCGAACAGGTCACCATCACCCATCGACTGGGCGGTAACTTTACCATCATGACCAGCAACGGCATGTTCCGCGTCAGCGGGGCCAATGCTGACGCCCTGGGCGAGGAAGTGACCGAAACCGCCAAAGCGGCTGATGCGGCGGGAGCCAACGGACCTGTGGAAATCGATCAGCTCTGGGAAGCGCTCAAAAAGGTTTTCGACCCGGAAATTCCGGTCAACATCGTCGACCTCGGCTTGGTGTACTCGCTGGAGACCAGCGAGCGGCTTGAGGGCGGGCACAAAGTGGACATGCAGATGACGCTGACCGCACCCGGCTGCGGCATGGGCCCGGTGATCGCAGAGGACGCCAAGACCCACCTCGAGGGCGTGCCCGGCGTCGCTGAAGCACAGGTCGATATCGTTTGGGACCCGCCCTGGAACCAAGACATGATTACCGAGGAAGGTAAAATGGTCCTGGGGCTGGTTTAA
- a CDS encoding MotA/TolQ/ExbB proton channel family protein, with the protein MLEKIIGIWLSGGWVMIPLALLAVLIYSNGIQLLLFLRKGNVQLGNDSQWLQWVYNPSQAEGRAGEIIRYTQENVTAAKHVRNRFEEVRQSILHDVERRATFLNTLVAAAPLMGLLGTVIGMLSTFAAISSGGGAETAAMVAAGISEALITTQTGLFVALPGIFLVLVVKRRKHAIEAALARIESLILTKLDFE; encoded by the coding sequence ATGTTGGAAAAAATCATAGGCATCTGGTTAAGCGGCGGCTGGGTCATGATCCCGCTGGCGCTCTTGGCTGTCCTGATTTATTCAAACGGCATTCAGCTGCTGCTTTTCCTCCGCAAAGGCAATGTACAGTTGGGCAACGACAGCCAATGGCTGCAATGGGTCTACAACCCCTCACAAGCAGAAGGTCGGGCGGGAGAGATCATCCGCTACACCCAGGAGAACGTCACGGCGGCCAAGCATGTCCGCAACCGATTTGAAGAGGTCCGCCAGTCCATCCTTCATGACGTCGAGCGTCGGGCCACGTTCCTGAATACGCTCGTCGCCGCAGCACCCTTAATGGGCCTGCTTGGTACGGTGATCGGCATGCTCAGCACCTTTGCGGCGATCTCTTCCGGCGGCGGCGCTGAAACCGCTGCCATGGTCGCAGCCGGCATCTCCGAAGCCCTCATTACCACACAAACCGGCCTGTTCGTCGCCCTACCGGGCATCTTCCTCGTACTCGTGGTCAAGCGCCGCAAGCACGCGATTGAAGCCGCCCTCGCCCGGATCGAGTCACTCATCCTCACCAAGCTGGATTTCGAATAA